The genomic window AGCTGTCTTCCTCAACGCCCGTTAAGGTGATGACTGGCGCTGTTTTGTCAATGGTGAAGACAACGGTACTGGTCACTTCGTTCCCTGCAAGGTCGGATGCAGATGCCGACAAGGTATACTCTCCCTCAACATTGATGACCGTGCCTCCAGTATAAACCTCACCATTGAGTGTCACCATCTGCGCTGAAAGATGTGCATCTGAAACAGATACATTCGGTGTTACATCAGAGGTGTAATAGATTCCATCATTAACGCCTGTAACAGCGATCTCAGGGTTTGTCTTATCTATTGTAAAGCCAACGGTACTGGTCCGCTCATTCCCGGCAAGGTCTGTTGCTGTAACTAAGAGAACATAGTCACCCTCATTACTGATGACGGCGCCCTCAACATAGGTCTGGCCGTTCAGTGCAATTGTCGATCCCGAGAAGTTTGAATCGGTAACTGAAACAGCCGGTGTCAGGTCTGTGTTGTAATGACTGCCGTCTTCAATGCCCGTTAAGGTTATGGATGGCGCTGTTTTATCAATGACGAAGGTCATTGTTTGAACCGTCTCGTGCCCGGCATGGTCTGTTCCCTTGACAGAGAAAGTGTAGCTGCCATCTTCACTGATAACGCTCCCTTCGGTGTAGGGCTGACCATTCAGGGTGATGGTTGTACCTGAAAGGTTCGCATCGGTCACCGAAACAGAGGGTGCTACATCGGTATTGTAGTAGCCGCTGTTTTCAACCCCCGTTACAGCAACTACGGGAGCAATCGTATCCTTCACAATATTGAGGGTAGCTTCACTACTTTCGTTTCCAGCTCTATCCGTCACCTTAACGGACAAGGTGTTGCTGCCCTCGGCAAGGATGATTCCCTCTACCGTAAAGACGCCGTCCTGACCAACTGCAGCGGTGTAAACCATTGAACCAAGAACAACAGTGACCCTACTTCCCGCCTCGGCAGTGCCTGAGATAAGCGCCCTGTCTGCATCGAGGTAGCTGCCGTCTAAACCGGCAGCAATGGCCGCCCTTTCCGGAGCTGTTGTATCGATTGTAAAACTCACACTATCCGTCGTCCCGAGACCGGCTTTATCGACTGCCTCGACAGAAAGGGTATGACTTCCCTCACTACTCACCGGCACAACGCCGCCTGTTGTCAAAACCGTTGAGCCATCAAGCTTGACAAGGATGCTGTCAATATTCGTATCCTGTGCAGATACAGCTATTGAAAGGCTGCTGTTATAGTAACTCCCACTGGTAACACCGGAAAAGGTTACCGAAGGCGGAGTCTTGTCGATGACGAAGGAAACAGCGCTGCTGCTTTGGTTGCCCCATTGGTCCGATGCCGACGCAGTAAGCGTATAACTTCCCTCACCTGTTATAGGCGACCGGTCATAGGCTGCCCCATTGAGTGTTATCGTTTGAGCAGAAAGATTGGCATCCGTAATAGAGATGGATGGCGTAAGCTGAGAGGTATAATATTTTCCCTCTTCCACACCGGCAATTGATATAACCGGCTTAACATCATCAACAGGCGTTACATTTGCAATCACACCTGTGCTCTCACCTGACGTACTGAAAGCCTTGACCTTGAAGCTATAAGCCACTCCGCTTTCAAGACCGGAAAGCTCAGTTCCTGTTGCCGCCGGATTATTGATTGTCTGAAGAAGGTTTTCCGATGCTGCATATAACTGGTAGATTTTATAGCCCGTAGCATCACTTGAAGGTGAAGGCGTCCAGGAAAGCTGAATAGTTCCGCTTTCATCACCGACTTTATCTGTTGCCGTCATATTGCTTACATCTTGAGGCGCCAGGTTAATATTTAGAGGAATAAGGGCTCCCTCGTTGCTGCTTATTGTAAATTTATTCTCACCGTTTAGAAGAGCAACATCCGAGAGTGTTACCAAAATATTATCGGCGACAACGTCATTTCCAACGGCAACTTTAAAATGTGCCACAGATCCGCCTGTGCCGTTTGGCAGCGTTGCGCCGTTTGTATGTGCAAAGGTGTAGAGGGCACTCCCATTCTTAACAGTCTCATTATCCATAACAAGCACACCGTTAGAGCCGGCACCTGCGGTAAAGTAGCTCCCGATGTGAGACGTTGAACTCAATACATCTGCCGTCAAAAGAGGGCTGCCAACGACAACATGAGAAGGCTCTCCCTGGGTCAGGTCGGAAAGACCGGAAACATTAGCCTCCCCGGCTTCCATATTCAGCCTAAATTGTACGGCGCTCAATCCTTCATGAGGAATACTGCTAACGACAATATCGAACCAGAGGCTTTCCCCCGGTTTAACACTATCAGAAGAAGGAACGACCTTGATGGTAGCCGCATGGGAAAAGCCTGCAAAAATAAAAATGGAGAATATCAGTAAAATCCAGTTTCGCCAAAGGCCCTTCATTCCTTTCATAATAGTTCCCTCTCTTTTACTCCTACTTTAACTCATAACACGATCTTATGATTTTTCACCTTTTCATCCCCGCCCCTTATTGTCACACAGTCTCTCATTGAACATCTGTCCTTCCATATTCAAGGGCAAACTTGGAAAACTCACGCACATCCACCTTACCTTCCGTATCGGTAACAAAGTTGTAATCAGGGTTGTAATTGGCATCATCCGGCAGTGAGCGGTATTGCTCTCTGAATAAACCAAAATCATTGTCATCAACAATACTGTTTATATCAATGTCCGCAAAAAAACCCTTTTCCGGCTCAGCCACGTAAACAAGTCCGGAGTTTGCAGACATTTTTCTGAAATGAGTTAAAGTAAACAGGAGGTCGCCCCGGTACACTCTTAAGGTCAATCTCTCGGCCCCTGCCAGCTTCATCGATGTGCCGCTGCCGTCAAAGAGGTTATTCATATCAAGAAGTCCGGCAGACAAAGTCCCCCCTTCTCCCAC from Deltaproteobacteria bacterium includes these protein-coding regions:
- a CDS encoding Ig-like domain-containing protein, yielding MKGMKGLWRNWILLIFSIFIFAGFSHAATIKVVPSSDSVKPGESLWFDIVVSSIPHEGLSAVQFRLNMEAGEANVSGLSDLTQGEPSHVVVGSPLLTADVLSSTSHIGSYFTAGAGSNGVLVMDNETVKNGSALYTFAHTNGATLPNGTGGSVAHFKVAVGNDVVADNILVTLSDVALLNGENKFTISSNEGALIPLNINLAPQDVSNMTATDKVGDESGTIQLSWTPSPSSDATGYKIYQLYAASENLLQTINNPAATGTELSGLESGVAYSFKVKAFSTSGESTGVIANVTPVDDVKPVISIAGVEEGKYYTSQLTPSISITDANLSAQTITLNGAAYDRSPITGEGSYTLTASASDQWGNQSSSAVSFVIDKTPPSVTFSGVTSGSYYNSSLSIAVSAQDTNIDSILVKLDGSTVLTTGGVVPVSSEGSHTLSVEAVDKAGLGTTDSVSFTIDTTAPERAAIAAGLDGSYLDADRALISGTAEAGSRVTVVLGSMVYTAAVGQDGVFTVEGIILAEGSNTLSVKVTDRAGNESSEATLNIVKDTIAPVVAVTGVENSGYYNTDVAPSVSVTDANLSGTTITLNGQPYTEGSVISEDGSYTFSVKGTDHAGHETVQTMTFVIDKTAPSITLTGIEDGSHYNTDLTPAVSVTDSNFSGSTIALNGQTYVEGAVISNEGDYVLLVTATDLAGNERTSTVGFTIDKTNPEIAVTGVNDGIYYTSDVTPNVSVSDAHLSAQMVTLNGEVYTGGTVINVEGEYTLSASASDLAGNEVTSTVVFTIDKTAPVITLTGVEEDSYYNIDVAANITVMDINLESSSSTLNGSSYQSGDIISAEG